Proteins found in one Promicromonospora sukumoe genomic segment:
- a CDS encoding ABC transporter substrate-binding protein codes for MAMKPRSAAVAGIAGALVLGLAGTVVHSVVTGSRESTTSVEWWVPDWDYDAAVEIVAQFESRNPDVQVDLVKTTGDTVANRTAVALDSGNVPDVITESIARVPNYVAKGQLADLGGLYGDALPAEDFAPGLVDSLTFDGSVYAVPYRWGTNALIYNPELFAAAGITEPPATWDEFVADAERLTSGDVVATAWPMSGDPSDLTLRFLDFAVSDGATIDHGTPELTEQSVTSALELMGESVTDGWASRSSFELDNTGIRELFLQGRIAMYPGGVFDVTEALAQDAPVATAVLPGPDGPGTAQGVGWAYLVPQASDNQERAERLVRFLAEPENMAALTQTFPARLSASDDPRFQTPERLAYTEQLAEHSVPAANDPAWNASVQAVHDQIQEVALGRKTVAQAAEQIMTLAEGDE; via the coding sequence ATGGCAATGAAGCCTCGTTCAGCGGCCGTCGCCGGCATCGCGGGGGCGCTGGTGCTCGGCCTGGCCGGGACCGTGGTCCACAGCGTGGTGACCGGATCGCGTGAGTCGACCACCTCGGTCGAGTGGTGGGTGCCGGACTGGGACTACGACGCGGCCGTCGAGATCGTCGCGCAGTTCGAGTCGCGCAACCCCGACGTCCAGGTGGACCTCGTCAAGACCACGGGCGACACCGTGGCCAACCGCACGGCCGTCGCCCTCGACTCGGGGAACGTGCCGGACGTCATCACCGAGTCCATCGCGCGCGTCCCGAACTACGTCGCCAAGGGCCAGCTCGCCGACCTCGGCGGCCTGTACGGCGACGCGCTCCCCGCGGAGGACTTCGCACCCGGCCTGGTCGACTCCCTGACCTTCGACGGGTCCGTCTACGCGGTGCCGTACCGGTGGGGGACCAACGCCCTGATCTACAACCCGGAGCTGTTCGCCGCGGCCGGCATCACGGAGCCGCCCGCCACCTGGGACGAGTTCGTCGCGGACGCGGAGCGGCTCACCTCCGGCGACGTCGTCGCCACGGCCTGGCCCATGTCCGGCGACCCGAGCGACCTCACGCTCCGCTTCCTCGACTTCGCCGTCTCCGACGGCGCGACCATCGACCACGGCACGCCCGAGCTCACCGAGCAGTCCGTCACCTCCGCCCTGGAGCTGATGGGGGAGTCGGTCACCGACGGCTGGGCGAGCCGGAGCTCCTTCGAGCTGGACAACACCGGCATCCGCGAGCTGTTCCTCCAGGGCCGCATCGCGATGTACCCGGGCGGCGTCTTCGACGTGACCGAGGCCCTCGCGCAGGACGCCCCGGTCGCCACGGCCGTGCTCCCGGGCCCGGACGGGCCGGGGACGGCGCAGGGCGTGGGCTGGGCTTACCTCGTCCCGCAGGCCTCGGACAACCAGGAACGCGCCGAGCGGCTGGTGCGGTTCCTGGCCGAGCCGGAGAACATGGCGGCGCTGACCCAGACGTTCCCCGCCCGGCTCAGCGCGTCCGACGACCCCAGGTTCCAGACGCCCGAACGGCTCGCGTACACCGAGCAGCTCGCCGAGCACAGCGTGCCCGCCGCGAACGACCCCGCGTGGAACGCGTCGGTGCAGGCGGTGCACGACCAGATCCAGGAGGTCGCGCTCGGCCGCAAGACGGTCGCCCAGGCGGCCGAACAGATCATGACGCTGGCCGAGGGAGACGAGTAA
- a CDS encoding GntR family transcriptional regulator, with translation MANPVAIDRTSPLPLYWQLKARIVRDIEERGLEPGARLPGDHELCDQYGVSRTVVRQALRELEVEGVIRREKGRGTFVADRRTARGFGHALVGTFEDIQSSGRQESTVLRREVVDATAVVARDLALADGERVVEIERLRLVDGEPWALTSTQLPRDVGEPLLDVDLRNVSIYGVLEREFGVQFDRAERTVEAEIVDEAVAEVLGIAAGSAVLVMHSVSFDPTGRPIERFTGIHRGDRNRLDIEVTRSTAG, from the coding sequence ATGGCCAACCCTGTCGCGATCGACCGCACCTCACCGCTCCCGCTGTACTGGCAGCTCAAGGCCAGGATCGTCCGGGACATCGAGGAGCGTGGACTGGAGCCGGGCGCCCGGCTGCCCGGTGACCACGAGCTGTGCGACCAGTACGGGGTCTCCCGCACCGTCGTCCGGCAGGCGCTGCGCGAGCTCGAGGTCGAGGGCGTGATCCGGCGGGAGAAGGGCCGCGGCACGTTCGTCGCCGACCGGCGCACCGCGCGCGGTTTCGGTCATGCGCTCGTCGGGACGTTCGAGGACATCCAGTCGTCCGGCCGGCAGGAGTCGACGGTCCTGCGCCGCGAGGTCGTGGACGCCACCGCCGTCGTCGCGCGTGACCTGGCGCTGGCGGACGGTGAACGGGTCGTGGAGATCGAGCGGCTGCGCCTGGTCGACGGTGAGCCGTGGGCGCTCACGTCGACGCAGCTTCCGCGCGACGTCGGCGAGCCGCTGCTCGACGTGGACCTGCGGAACGTGTCGATCTACGGGGTGCTCGAGCGGGAGTTCGGCGTCCAGTTCGACCGGGCGGAGCGGACGGTGGAGGCCGAGATCGTCGACGAGGCGGTGGCTGAGGTGCTCGGGATCGCCGCCGGCTCGGCGGTGCTCGTGATGCACAGCGTCTCCTTCGACCCGACGGGGCGGCCCATCGAGCGGTTCACGGGCATCCACCGCGGCGACCGCAACCGGCTGGACATCGAGGTGACCCGCTCGACGGCAGGTTGA
- a CDS encoding peptide methionine sulfoxide reductase, which produces MGESRDDDGLDVLIGAIPEGWSRARVAGQTWGVTRTTRAGGKVVSFEAERLGDGEGLGANIWFTADGAVLKPCEVPAESVMEFLRSAVSTAER; this is translated from the coding sequence ATGGGCGAGTCACGTGACGACGACGGGCTGGACGTGCTGATCGGGGCGATACCCGAGGGCTGGTCGCGTGCGCGGGTTGCTGGGCAGACGTGGGGAGTGACGCGCACGACACGTGCCGGTGGCAAGGTCGTCTCGTTCGAGGCGGAACGGCTCGGCGACGGCGAGGGGCTTGGCGCGAACATCTGGTTCACGGCGGACGGCGCCGTGCTCAAGCCGTGCGAGGTGCCGGCGGAGAGCGTGATGGAGTTCCTTCGTTCCGCGGTCTCGACCGCGGAACGGTGA
- a CDS encoding cold-shock protein, producing the protein MPQGTVRWFDADRGFGFIDLGNEAEDLFVHASEIVGDDGPKQLREGQAVEFEVGEGDRGPMARRVVVTGDRAADAPMGVLGTVTWYEPAKGYGFVTPEGGRAEIFVHSSAIVGGGVISEGQRVAFLVVDGEKGPQADHLLPLGAAAAPSASDGADGTVSWYDDTKGFGFVAPDAGGEDIFVHVSALGRGLTELAEGARVTFDVVDGDKGPNARNVQLVRGSGSARPATDRGRPSRPAASGGPVRGGQGTVSRYDADRGFGFITPDAGGEDLFVHVSVVRGDEILEKGDRVRYKVRQSDRGPQADGVELL; encoded by the coding sequence GTGCCCCAGGGAACTGTCCGATGGTTCGACGCCGACCGAGGGTTCGGTTTCATCGACCTCGGGAACGAGGCGGAGGACCTGTTCGTGCACGCGTCCGAGATCGTCGGCGACGACGGACCGAAGCAGCTCCGCGAGGGGCAGGCCGTCGAGTTCGAGGTGGGCGAGGGTGATCGTGGCCCGATGGCGCGCCGCGTCGTCGTCACGGGCGACCGGGCCGCCGACGCGCCCATGGGCGTGCTCGGCACCGTCACCTGGTACGAGCCGGCCAAGGGCTACGGCTTCGTCACGCCCGAGGGCGGCCGCGCCGAGATCTTCGTGCACAGCTCGGCCATCGTCGGGGGCGGTGTGATCTCGGAGGGGCAGCGCGTGGCGTTCCTCGTCGTCGACGGAGAGAAGGGGCCGCAAGCGGACCACCTGCTGCCGCTCGGGGCGGCGGCTGCGCCGTCGGCATCCGACGGCGCGGACGGCACGGTGTCCTGGTACGACGACACCAAGGGCTTCGGGTTCGTCGCCCCCGACGCGGGCGGCGAGGACATCTTCGTCCACGTCAGCGCGCTCGGCCGGGGTCTGACAGAGCTCGCCGAGGGCGCACGCGTGACGTTCGACGTCGTCGACGGCGACAAGGGTCCGAACGCCCGCAACGTGCAGCTCGTGCGCGGCTCCGGGAGTGCGCGCCCGGCCACGGACCGCGGCCGGCCGAGCCGTCCCGCGGCATCCGGCGGACCGGTACGCGGCGGTCAGGGCACCGTCTCGCGTTACGACGCGGACCGCGGTTTCGGCTTCATCACCCCCGACGCCGGGGGCGAGGACCTGTTCGTGCACGTGTCGGTCGTGCGCGGCGACGAGATCCTGGAGAAGGGTGACCGGGTCCGCTACAAGGTGCGTCAGAGCGACCGCGGCCCACAGGCCGACGGCGTCGAGCTGCTGTGA
- a CDS encoding phosphotransferase family protein, with protein MADGDWRENEFFRRRPSAETLEWAAAALGRGSRVVGHRRLTGGVNSAVHRLTVERHGTRTPVVLRQYPARSIALRTALEQEIANLGVVAGSGLPVPAILAADVDGAATRGAPSLLMTRLPGHVYLDPAERRPWIERIAEFAARLHSVDLPAPTFRAWEDSWITPLGEFRVPTGAQDPAVWKAAFAAMESPPPDDDAVFLHCDYLPVNLLWSRRQITGLTDWNSIHRGSRAIDVGQCRRYLAALCSPDWAEELRTLYESVAGVPLHPWWDLYSLLHHDDDGPRSISRQVAGRRPVDVSGMTARVEVAVGQALRRLG; from the coding sequence ATGGCCGACGGCGACTGGCGCGAGAACGAGTTCTTCCGACGTCGGCCCTCCGCCGAGACCCTGGAGTGGGCGGCCGCCGCCCTGGGTCGAGGTAGCCGCGTCGTCGGCCACCGCCGGCTGACCGGCGGCGTCAACTCCGCCGTCCACCGCCTGACGGTCGAGCGACACGGCACGCGGACCCCCGTGGTGCTGCGGCAGTACCCGGCGAGAAGCATCGCGCTGCGGACCGCCCTGGAGCAGGAGATCGCCAACCTCGGGGTGGTGGCAGGCAGCGGGCTTCCGGTCCCGGCGATCCTGGCCGCCGACGTCGACGGCGCCGCCACCCGCGGAGCGCCGTCGTTGCTGATGACACGGCTGCCCGGCCACGTTTATCTCGACCCGGCGGAGCGCCGGCCGTGGATCGAGAGGATCGCCGAGTTCGCTGCCCGGCTCCATTCCGTCGACCTCCCGGCCCCGACCTTCCGGGCCTGGGAAGACTCATGGATCACGCCTCTCGGCGAGTTCCGGGTTCCGACCGGCGCGCAGGACCCTGCGGTCTGGAAGGCCGCCTTCGCCGCCATGGAGTCACCACCGCCTGATGACGACGCCGTCTTCCTGCACTGCGACTACCTGCCCGTCAACCTGCTGTGGTCGCGCAGGCAGATCACCGGGCTCACCGACTGGAACAGCATCCACCGGGGGTCTCGCGCCATCGACGTCGGGCAGTGCCGGCGGTACCTGGCCGCCCTCTGCTCACCCGACTGGGCGGAGGAGCTCCGCACTCTCTACGAGTCGGTCGCGGGCGTCCCGCTCCACCCGTGGTGGGACCTGTACAGCCTCCTGCACCACGACGACGACGGACCGCGGTCGATCTCCCGCCAGGTCGCGGGCCGCCGCCCGGTCGACGTGTCGGGCATGACGGCTCGCGTCGAGGTCGCCGTCGGACAAGCACTACGGCGCCTCGGCTGA
- a CDS encoding nuclear transport factor 2 family protein: MSLLAAEHALQAAQRAGDVDALDALLHPRCVGTGPDGSVFSKEDDLESYRSGLLRITRLEEESLDVQEDASSGVTRLVAAVEAVQGGTAVSARLVYTRLWVRADDGWQVLAATLAPVTEPA; encoded by the coding sequence ATGAGCCTTCTTGCCGCGGAGCATGCATTGCAAGCCGCCCAGCGTGCCGGCGACGTCGACGCCCTGGACGCGTTGCTGCACCCTCGGTGCGTCGGCACCGGCCCGGACGGGTCCGTCTTCTCCAAGGAGGACGACCTGGAGAGCTACCGCTCGGGTCTGCTGCGGATCACCCGCCTGGAGGAGGAGTCGCTGGACGTCCAGGAGGACGCGTCCAGCGGGGTGACACGGCTGGTCGCCGCCGTGGAGGCGGTCCAGGGCGGCACCGCGGTCTCCGCGCGGCTGGTCTACACGCGCCTCTGGGTGCGTGCGGACGACGGGTGGCAGGTGCTGGCTGCCACGCTCGCGCCGGTCACTGAGCCTGCCTAG
- a CDS encoding helix-turn-helix domain-containing protein has translation MLDPAGRMDETTMRHPHDGSAPELGEGFPGQRMRVLPQPLVAHARTQPATSQLLVTDAGFFPRAARHSTTRPQGAPQDIVMICGAGSGTCSMLSGVHQEVHQVEAGDALIIPAGTPHRYRADQSDPWTIWWLHVTGPATSGLFEAMDATPRQPVVRLRDPSRVVALVDTVLRRMERDETASSLVAAAGAAWHTLALIAADRSMSTPDRAAPIETTLEFLRANIAERVSVPELATMAGLSQSHYAALFRRATGFGVLEYQTRLRMASARELLDTTDRTVGSIARQVGFADPLYFSRQFRKIHSLSPSEYRARKGR, from the coding sequence ATGCTCGACCCCGCCGGACGTATGGACGAAACCACGATGCGGCACCCGCACGACGGATCGGCGCCGGAGCTCGGCGAGGGCTTCCCCGGGCAGCGCATGCGAGTGCTGCCCCAGCCCCTGGTGGCCCACGCGCGGACCCAGCCGGCGACCTCGCAGCTGCTCGTGACCGACGCCGGGTTCTTCCCCCGTGCCGCACGGCACAGCACGACCAGGCCGCAGGGCGCGCCCCAGGACATCGTGATGATCTGCGGTGCGGGCTCGGGCACCTGCTCGATGCTGTCCGGGGTCCACCAGGAGGTCCACCAGGTCGAGGCCGGCGACGCCCTGATCATCCCCGCCGGAACTCCTCACCGCTACCGGGCCGACCAGTCGGACCCCTGGACGATCTGGTGGTTGCACGTGACCGGTCCCGCCACGAGCGGGCTGTTCGAGGCGATGGACGCGACCCCGCGTCAGCCGGTGGTCCGGCTTCGCGACCCGTCGCGCGTCGTCGCCCTCGTCGACACGGTCCTGCGCCGCATGGAGCGCGACGAGACGGCGTCGAGCCTGGTCGCCGCGGCGGGGGCCGCCTGGCACACCCTGGCGCTGATCGCGGCCGACCGGAGCATGAGCACCCCGGACCGGGCGGCGCCGATCGAGACCACGCTGGAGTTTCTGCGCGCCAACATCGCGGAGCGCGTCTCCGTCCCCGAGCTGGCGACCATGGCCGGCCTGAGCCAGTCCCACTACGCGGCGCTGTTCCGCAGGGCCACCGGGTTCGGCGTCCTGGAGTACCAGACCCGCCTGCGCATGGCATCGGCGCGCGAGCTGCTGGACACCACCGACCGGACGGTCGGCTCGATCGCGCGGCAGGTGGGGTTCGCGGACCCGCTCTACTTCTCCCGCCAGTTCCGGAAGATCCACTCCCTCAGCCCCAGCGAGTACCGGGCGCGCAAGGGCCGCTGA
- a CDS encoding sugar-binding domain-containing protein, with protein sequence MLLDPHAPEAETPHDAHPSLDLSGRWHCALDPEGAGELDQWFRHGLPGQPGRPGQPSELTLPGSVQHQGLGDEVSVDTPWTGSIVDRSYFTEDRYAPYREPGNVSVPFWLQPRVYYRGAAWFQREVEIPDGWQERDVVLHLERVHWESTVWLDDRLVGSERSLTTAHRFDLGRLSPGRYRLTIRVDNRTVVDVGPNAHSISDHTQGNWNGVIGALSLTATPRVRISRVRVLPDVAARSARVRVDIAAGGAGAGKGSVRVSARRFNVPGEHEAGPVSVGFEAEYSRDLGERGLTAGGAHVDVDLPLGDDALTWDEFQPALYDLTVELVTEVDGREHRDTAGTVFGLREMGVEGTQVTINGRRTFVRGTLESCVFPLTGYPPTDVDAWRRIIAVCRAHGLNLLRFHSWCPPEAAFVAADEAGFYFQVEGPVWANQGAALGEGRPVDAYLFDETRRILDAYGNHPSFVMMAHGNEPGGRDAEFLASWVTAWRTYDPRRLYTSGAGWPAITENDFDNIPDPRAHRWGEGLESRLNGRPPETRSDYREWVESRPRPIVSHEIGQWCAYPDLDEVSRYTGLLQPRNFGIFADFLEQGGMSDQAGAFLQASGRLQLLCYKEDIEAALRTEGFGGFHLLGLTDFPGQGTALVGVLNPFWESKGYSTAEEFARFCGPTVPLARLPRRVWTADQEIEFDVQVAHFGAAPLDADVTWSLRDQNGAELGSGPVAQGVTIAVGNGTRLGPVVVPAGLTAGPAQVTLAVTVHDAAGARYENDWDLWVYPAAASVDVPASVVVTSDVEEAAERAAGGATVLLELGADSIGNDVALGFTPAFWNTAWTKGQAPHTLGVLHDPQHPAFRHFPTGGTTDWQWWEVLHGAKAMLLDELPAGLRPVAQPIDTWFEARRLGVLLEAKVGSGRVMVSSLNLDPAGDRAAARQFRHSLLSYLAGDDFAPEESLEPDALRSLLR encoded by the coding sequence ATGCTCCTCGATCCCCACGCTCCCGAGGCAGAGACGCCTCATGACGCGCACCCGTCCCTCGACCTGTCCGGCCGGTGGCACTGCGCCCTCGACCCGGAGGGCGCGGGCGAGCTCGACCAGTGGTTCCGCCACGGCCTGCCCGGCCAGCCGGGCCGGCCCGGCCAGCCCTCCGAGCTCACCCTCCCGGGCTCGGTCCAGCACCAGGGCCTCGGCGACGAGGTGAGCGTGGACACCCCGTGGACCGGCAGCATCGTGGACCGCTCGTACTTCACCGAGGACCGGTACGCGCCCTACCGCGAGCCGGGCAACGTGTCAGTCCCGTTCTGGCTGCAGCCCCGCGTCTACTACCGCGGCGCCGCCTGGTTCCAGCGGGAGGTCGAGATCCCGGACGGCTGGCAGGAGCGCGACGTCGTCCTGCACCTGGAACGCGTCCACTGGGAGTCCACTGTCTGGCTCGACGACCGTCTGGTCGGCAGCGAGCGCAGCCTGACCACGGCCCACCGCTTCGACCTCGGCCGCCTCTCCCCCGGCCGGTACCGGCTCACGATCCGGGTGGACAACCGGACCGTCGTCGATGTGGGCCCGAACGCGCACAGCATCTCCGACCACACGCAGGGCAACTGGAACGGCGTCATCGGCGCCCTGTCCCTGACGGCGACGCCGCGGGTGCGGATCAGCCGGGTCCGCGTCCTGCCCGACGTCGCCGCCCGGTCCGCGCGGGTCCGGGTCGACATCGCGGCCGGCGGCGCCGGCGCGGGGAAGGGCAGCGTGCGGGTCTCGGCGCGCCGGTTCAACGTGCCCGGCGAGCACGAGGCCGGGCCGGTGAGCGTCGGCTTCGAGGCCGAGTACAGCCGCGACCTGGGCGAGCGTGGTCTGACGGCGGGCGGCGCGCACGTGGACGTGGACCTGCCGCTCGGCGACGACGCCCTGACGTGGGACGAGTTCCAGCCGGCCCTCTACGACCTGACGGTCGAGCTGGTCACCGAGGTGGACGGACGCGAGCACCGCGACACCGCCGGTACCGTCTTCGGCCTCCGGGAGATGGGCGTCGAGGGCACCCAGGTGACGATCAACGGTCGTCGCACGTTCGTCCGCGGCACCCTGGAGTCCTGCGTGTTCCCGCTGACGGGCTACCCGCCGACCGACGTCGATGCGTGGCGCCGCATCATCGCCGTGTGCCGGGCGCACGGCCTGAACCTGCTGCGGTTCCACTCCTGGTGCCCGCCGGAGGCCGCCTTCGTCGCGGCGGACGAGGCCGGCTTCTACTTCCAGGTCGAGGGCCCGGTCTGGGCCAACCAGGGCGCGGCGCTCGGCGAGGGGCGCCCGGTGGACGCGTACCTGTTCGACGAGACCCGCCGCATCCTGGACGCCTACGGCAACCACCCCTCGTTCGTCATGATGGCGCACGGCAACGAGCCGGGCGGCCGGGACGCGGAGTTCCTCGCCTCGTGGGTCACCGCCTGGCGCACCTACGACCCGCGCCGGCTGTACACCAGCGGGGCGGGCTGGCCCGCGATCACCGAGAACGACTTCGACAACATCCCCGACCCGCGAGCGCACCGCTGGGGCGAGGGCCTGGAGTCGCGGCTCAACGGCCGGCCGCCGGAGACGCGGTCCGACTACCGGGAGTGGGTGGAGTCCCGGCCGCGCCCGATCGTCAGCCACGAGATCGGTCAGTGGTGCGCCTACCCCGACCTCGACGAGGTGTCGCGGTACACGGGGCTGCTGCAGCCCAGGAACTTCGGCATCTTCGCCGACTTCCTGGAGCAGGGCGGCATGTCCGACCAGGCCGGGGCGTTCCTCCAGGCCTCGGGCCGGCTGCAGCTCCTCTGCTACAAGGAGGACATCGAGGCGGCGCTGCGCACCGAGGGCTTCGGTGGCTTCCACCTGCTGGGGCTCACCGACTTCCCGGGTCAGGGGACGGCGCTCGTGGGCGTGCTCAACCCCTTCTGGGAGTCGAAGGGCTATTCCACGGCCGAGGAGTTCGCCCGGTTCTGCGGCCCCACCGTCCCGCTGGCGCGGCTGCCGCGACGCGTGTGGACCGCCGACCAGGAGATCGAGTTCGACGTGCAGGTGGCCCACTTCGGCGCGGCGCCGCTCGACGCGGACGTGACCTGGAGCCTGCGCGACCAGAACGGCGCCGAGCTCGGGAGCGGCCCGGTCGCCCAGGGCGTGACGATCGCCGTCGGCAACGGCACACGCCTCGGGCCGGTCGTCGTGCCCGCCGGCCTGACGGCCGGCCCCGCGCAGGTCACCCTGGCGGTCACGGTGCACGACGCCGCGGGCGCCCGGTACGAGAACGACTGGGACCTGTGGGTCTACCCGGCCGCCGCGAGCGTGGACGTCCCGGCGTCGGTGGTCGTCACCAGCGACGTCGAGGAAGCCGCGGAGCGGGCCGCCGGCGGAGCCACGGTCCTGCTGGAGCTCGGGGCGGACAGCATCGGGAACGACGTCGCGCTCGGGTTCACGCCCGCCTTCTGGAACACCGCCTGGACCAAGGGCCAGGCGCCGCACACCCTCGGCGTCCTGCACGACCCGCAGCACCCCGCCTTCCGCCACTTCCCCACGGGTGGCACCACCGACTGGCAGTGGTGGGAGGTGCTGCACGGCGCGAAGGCGATGCTGCTCGACGAGCTCCCTGCCGGGCTCCGGCCCGTCGCCCAGCCGATCGACACGTGGTTCGAGGCCAGGCGGCTGGGTGTCCTGCTGGAGGCGAAGGTCGGGAGCGGGCGGGTCATGGTCAGCTCGCTCAACCTGGACCCCGCCGGAGACCGCGCCGCGGCACGCCAGTTCCGGCACAGCCTGCTGAGCTACCTGGCCGGCGACGACTTCGCGCCCGAGGAGTCCCTGGAGCCGGACGCCCTGCGCAGCCTGCTGCGGTGA
- a CDS encoding cupin domain-containing protein translates to MPDGHFDQIFPLGEKNDAYAQYFIGQSYLAPLAGGSVPVSNVSFEPGCRNNWHVHHGGDGGGDQILLCTAGSGWYQAENEEPVSLEPGSVIRVPAGTKHWHGAKADSWFSHVALITPGPDVRNEWLEPVTDEVYGELSKRHGQKA, encoded by the coding sequence ATGCCCGACGGCCACTTCGACCAGATCTTCCCGCTCGGCGAGAAGAACGACGCCTACGCGCAGTACTTCATCGGACAGAGCTATCTGGCCCCGCTGGCGGGCGGGAGCGTCCCGGTCAGCAACGTCTCCTTCGAGCCGGGTTGCCGCAACAACTGGCACGTCCACCACGGCGGCGACGGGGGAGGCGACCAGATCCTGCTGTGCACGGCCGGCAGCGGCTGGTACCAGGCCGAGAACGAGGAGCCCGTGAGCCTGGAGCCCGGATCGGTGATCCGTGTCCCGGCGGGCACGAAGCACTGGCACGGGGCGAAGGCCGACTCGTGGTTCTCCCACGTCGCCCTCATCACGCCTGGCCCGGACGTGCGCAACGAATGGCTGGAACCGGTGACCGACGAGGTGTACGGAGAGCTGTCGAAGCGGCACGGACAGAAGGCGTGA
- a CDS encoding aldo/keto reductase, translating to MHTRNLGQGLEVSAIGLGAMGMSQSYGPNPGDRDDMIAVLRSAVELGVTFFDTAEVYGPYDNEELVGEALQPVRDQVVIATKFGWDIRDGQSVGLDSRPEQIRRVAEASLRRLRTDTIDLFYQHRVDPDVPIEDVAGTVGDLVAEGKVKHFGLSEASASTIRAAHAVHPVTAVQSEYSLWTRDPEAEVLPTLAELGIGFVPFSPLGKGYLTGTVDTSTSFDAGDIRHRVPRFEAENLAANQALVDQVKDLAKEKGAAPGQIALAWLLAQQPWIVPIPGTRRAARVQENAAATTVALSADEIADLDSLARRIGVRGDRYNAQHMGYVNR from the coding sequence ATGCACACCAGGAATCTCGGACAGGGCCTCGAAGTCTCGGCGATCGGGCTCGGTGCGATGGGCATGTCCCAGAGCTACGGCCCCAACCCCGGCGACCGCGACGACATGATCGCCGTGCTCCGCTCCGCCGTCGAGCTGGGCGTGACCTTCTTCGACACCGCCGAGGTGTACGGCCCCTACGACAACGAGGAGCTCGTCGGCGAGGCCCTCCAGCCGGTCCGCGACCAGGTCGTGATCGCCACCAAGTTCGGCTGGGACATCCGGGACGGCCAGAGCGTCGGGCTGGACAGCCGCCCCGAGCAGATCCGACGCGTTGCCGAGGCCTCCCTGCGCCGGCTCCGCACGGACACGATCGATCTGTTCTACCAGCACCGTGTCGACCCGGACGTGCCGATCGAGGACGTCGCAGGGACCGTCGGCGACCTGGTCGCCGAGGGCAAGGTCAAGCACTTCGGGCTGTCCGAGGCGTCCGCGTCCACGATCCGCGCCGCGCACGCCGTCCACCCCGTCACCGCGGTGCAGAGCGAGTACTCGTTGTGGACCCGGGACCCGGAGGCCGAGGTGCTTCCGACCCTGGCGGAGCTCGGCATCGGGTTCGTGCCGTTCAGCCCCCTCGGCAAGGGGTACCTCACCGGCACCGTCGACACGTCCACCAGCTTCGACGCGGGGGACATCCGTCACCGGGTCCCGCGCTTCGAGGCGGAGAACCTCGCCGCGAACCAGGCGCTCGTCGACCAGGTGAAGGACCTCGCGAAGGAGAAGGGTGCGGCGCCGGGGCAGATCGCCCTGGCCTGGCTGCTCGCGCAGCAGCCGTGGATCGTCCCGATCCCCGGCACCCGACGCGCCGCCCGTGTCCAGGAGAACGCCGCCGCGACGACCGTCGCGCTGTCCGCCGACGAGATCGCCGACCTGGATTCGCTGGCCCGCCGGATCGGCGTGCGTGGCGACCGTTACAACGCCCAGCACATGGGCTACGTCAACCGCTAG
- a CDS encoding helix-turn-helix transcriptional regulator: protein MDNRNEAREFLMSRRAKVSPEEAGMVFSGNRRVTGLRRSEVAMLADVSPEYYAKIERGHLAGVSDSVLEAVARALQLDDAEREHLFDLARAAHGGVDPVRKRQPKKWVARESLTRALDVIDRGPAFVRNGRMDVLATNPLGRAFYDEVFDGPGQGNLARYCFLDERAKEFYPDWGPAADVTVSILRTEAGRDPRDKLLHDLVGELSTRSDAFRTRWGTHDVRRHGSGTKNFRHHEVGELTLTYEGLELTAEPGLSFLIYTAEPGSPSEERLRLLASLAATSTPSPLSGRPTTTKD, encoded by the coding sequence GTGGACAACAGGAACGAGGCACGCGAGTTCCTCATGTCGCGCCGCGCGAAGGTCAGCCCGGAGGAGGCCGGGATGGTCTTCTCGGGGAACCGGCGCGTGACGGGGCTCAGGCGGAGCGAGGTGGCGATGCTCGCGGACGTGAGCCCGGAGTACTACGCCAAGATCGAACGTGGACATCTGGCTGGTGTGTCCGACTCCGTCCTCGAGGCCGTCGCCCGCGCCCTCCAGCTCGACGACGCCGAGCGCGAGCACCTCTTCGACCTTGCCCGTGCCGCACACGGCGGCGTCGACCCGGTCCGCAAGCGGCAACCGAAGAAGTGGGTCGCGCGCGAGAGCCTCACGCGGGCGCTGGACGTCATCGACCGTGGGCCCGCGTTCGTGCGCAACGGCCGGATGGACGTGCTCGCGACCAACCCGCTCGGCCGGGCGTTCTACGACGAGGTCTTCGACGGACCCGGGCAGGGAAACCTCGCGCGGTACTGCTTCCTGGACGAGCGCGCCAAGGAGTTCTACCCGGACTGGGGGCCTGCGGCCGACGTCACGGTGTCGATCCTGCGCACCGAGGCCGGCCGGGACCCTCGGGACAAGCTGCTGCACGACCTGGTCGGGGAGCTGTCCACCCGCTCGGACGCGTTCCGCACCCGGTGGGGCACCCACGACGTCCGCCGCCACGGTTCCGGCACCAAGAACTTCCGCCACCACGAGGTCGGCGAGCTGACGTTGACGTACGAGGGCCTGGAGCTGACGGCTGAGCCGGGCCTGTCGTTCCTGATCTACACCGCCGAGCCCGGCTCGCCCAGCGAGGAGCGTCTGCGGTTGCTGGCCAGCCTCGCAGCCACCTCGACCCCGTCGCCCCTGAGCGGGCGCCCGACGACGACGAAGGACTGA